A portion of the Paenibacillus marchantiae genome contains these proteins:
- a CDS encoding amino acid ABC transporter ATP-binding protein has product MIDVRQLHKSYGNNDVLKGINVTIGKGEVVVVIGPSGSGKSTFLRCLNLLEQPTSGEINFEGVSITDPKHNINATREKMGMVFQHFNLFPHKTVQQNITIAPIKVKKQSAQEAEQICADLLKTVGLSDKKDTYPNQLSGGQKQRIAIARALAMQPHVMLFDEPTSALDPEMVGEVLDVMKRLAEGGMTMVIVTHEMGFAREVGDRILFMDGGVIVEEGTPAEVFGEPKHARTRDFLAKVL; this is encoded by the coding sequence GTGATAGACGTTAGACAATTACACAAATCATATGGAAATAACGATGTGCTCAAGGGCATTAACGTAACAATTGGCAAAGGCGAGGTTGTCGTGGTCATCGGTCCGTCCGGATCGGGAAAAAGTACCTTTTTGCGCTGCCTAAACCTGCTGGAGCAGCCAACTTCCGGCGAAATTAATTTTGAAGGAGTTTCGATCACTGACCCTAAACACAACATTAATGCAACTCGTGAAAAAATGGGGATGGTATTCCAGCATTTCAATCTGTTCCCGCACAAAACGGTGCAGCAGAACATTACGATTGCTCCCATTAAAGTGAAAAAACAATCTGCACAGGAAGCGGAACAAATCTGCGCAGATTTGCTGAAGACGGTTGGCCTGTCTGACAAAAAAGACACTTATCCTAATCAGCTGTCCGGAGGACAGAAACAACGGATAGCTATTGCAAGAGCGCTTGCGATGCAGCCGCATGTCATGCTGTTTGACGAGCCTACTTCAGCACTGGACCCTGAAATGGTCGGTGAAGTACTGGATGTCATGAAGCGGCTTGCAGAGGGCGGCATGACCATGGTTATTGTAACGCATGAGATGGGCTTCGCACGCGAAGTAGGGGACCGCATCCTGTTCATGGATGGTGGGGTTATTGTAGAAGAAGGAACACCTGCTGAAGTGTTTGGTGAGCCTAAGCATGCACGTACACGTGACTTCCTTGCTAAAGTGCTCTAA
- a CDS encoding ABC transporter substrate-binding protein/permease, protein MKLISRYTMMLLALVVLLTTVAPVALATGTTSNSGSKKLVLGTSADFAPYEFHKVIDGKDQIVGFDISIAKEIAADLGAELVIEDMGFDGLLPALQSGRVDMVISGMTPTDDRRQSIDFSDTYYKSKQVIMIRNADKDKYPTMAELENEKIGVQKGSIQETIGQGIPGAKLTALDKISDIVLQLQTNRVNAAIVEDTVAAGYLDDVIGLAPAIPDEEQAEAAIGIRKGNTELLNAVNGTLERLKSENKIDQLVTEASQLMADKVKKDQNIFQVFWEYKSFYATGVGYTLLLSALGVIFGVIIGLIICLLRLHDVSILRWIGTAYVEVIRGTPMLVQLMIIYYGLALTLGINFTPLQAGIITLSINSGAYLAEIFRAGIQGVDRGQLEAARSLGMGRGAAMRFIVLPQAFKAVLPAIGNEFVTIIKESSIISVIGMVDIMYQASVVKNITYQGMNPFLIAAAIYFVLTFILSKLLGRLERKLSASDRR, encoded by the coding sequence TTGAAATTGATTAGTCGTTACACCATGATGCTGCTAGCTCTTGTGGTCTTGCTTACTACGGTTGCACCTGTTGCGTTGGCAACGGGAACTACAAGCAATTCAGGCAGTAAAAAGCTGGTGCTCGGTACAAGTGCCGATTTTGCACCATATGAATTCCATAAAGTGATTGATGGTAAAGACCAAATTGTCGGATTTGATATTTCGATTGCTAAAGAAATTGCTGCCGATCTTGGCGCAGAACTTGTAATAGAGGATATGGGTTTTGACGGACTTCTTCCTGCGTTGCAGAGTGGTCGTGTGGATATGGTCATCTCGGGAATGACGCCAACAGATGATCGTAGACAAAGCATTGACTTCTCCGATACCTATTATAAATCAAAGCAAGTCATTATGATTCGCAATGCGGATAAAGATAAATATCCAACCATGGCGGAGTTGGAAAATGAAAAGATTGGAGTTCAAAAAGGCTCCATTCAGGAAACGATTGGCCAGGGAATCCCAGGCGCAAAACTGACAGCACTTGATAAAATATCTGATATCGTGCTGCAATTGCAGACCAATCGTGTAAATGCTGCGATCGTTGAAGATACGGTGGCTGCCGGTTATCTGGATGATGTGATTGGATTAGCACCGGCTATTCCGGATGAGGAGCAGGCCGAAGCGGCAATCGGGATTCGTAAGGGCAATACGGAATTGCTGAATGCAGTGAACGGAACGCTCGAACGTCTGAAAAGCGAAAATAAAATCGATCAGTTGGTTACCGAGGCAAGCCAGTTGATGGCAGACAAGGTGAAAAAAGATCAAAACATTTTTCAAGTGTTCTGGGAATACAAAAGCTTTTATGCAACAGGCGTAGGTTACACCCTTTTACTGTCTGCACTCGGTGTAATATTCGGGGTAATTATCGGTTTGATCATCTGTCTGTTACGTCTGCATGACGTTTCAATTCTGCGTTGGATCGGAACAGCTTACGTTGAAGTTATTCGTGGTACACCAATGCTGGTTCAGTTGATGATTATCTATTACGGTCTTGCTCTAACGTTGGGGATTAATTTCACGCCGCTTCAGGCGGGGATTATCACACTATCCATTAATAGTGGTGCCTATCTTGCCGAGATTTTCCGCGCTGGTATACAGGGTGTGGATCGAGGCCAGTTGGAAGCAGCTCGTTCCCTGGGAATGGGTAGAGGTGCGGCAATGCGCTTCATTGTGCTTCCACAAGCGTTCAAAGCGGTGTTGCCGGCGATCGGTAATGAATTCGTGACCATTATCAAGGAATCCTCCATCATCTCGGTTATTGGTATGGTGGACATTATGTACCAGGCAAGTGTAGTCAAAAACATTACGTACCAAGGAATGAATCCATTCCTGATTGCAGCGGCCATTTACTTTGTGCTGACGTTCATTTTGTCCAAGCTGCTGGGTCGACTGGAAAGGAAGTTGAGTGCAAGTGATAGACGTTAG
- a CDS encoding M20 family metallopeptidase, which yields MTHTKTQILTVIDQYASRFKEISSYIGANPELGNEEYLASARLKEELAYHGFSVEAPVLGLDTAFIGTYAASKPGPTIALLCEYDALPEIGHACGHHLICMMSLGAAVGLKSILDEVGGTLKVFGTPAEETRGAKVPMAEAGLFDDCDVALMAHPYYAYEKSGSSLAIDAVQFEFHGKSSHAAASPHEGINALDAVIQTFNGINAFRQQVKSTVRIHGVINSGGQAANIIPDYASAQFYVRASTRKELNILTQRVIQIAEGSALQTGCRLVTSNYETSYDEMVTNESLSAAFSTNLLELGISQEEIVSGNDHGSMDIGNVSLRCPAIHPYIRVVDEVHTLHSIEFRDLALQERALDGMILGAKALAATAYDVLTQPELLQTIQTEFKQASR from the coding sequence ATGACACATACCAAAACACAAATTTTAACTGTAATTGATCAATATGCTTCCCGTTTTAAAGAGATTTCATCATACATTGGTGCCAATCCGGAACTTGGTAACGAAGAATACCTCGCCTCTGCTCGGTTAAAAGAAGAACTTGCCTACCACGGTTTTTCCGTAGAAGCTCCTGTTCTTGGCTTAGATACCGCATTCATCGGTACGTATGCTGCATCCAAACCAGGTCCGACTATTGCCCTGTTATGTGAATACGACGCACTTCCGGAAATCGGTCATGCTTGTGGACACCATCTAATCTGCATGATGAGCCTCGGAGCTGCGGTAGGTCTGAAGTCCATACTGGATGAAGTGGGCGGAACATTAAAAGTATTCGGTACACCAGCGGAAGAAACGCGTGGCGCTAAAGTTCCTATGGCTGAAGCAGGTTTATTTGATGACTGTGATGTCGCGCTAATGGCTCACCCTTACTACGCCTATGAGAAATCTGGAAGCTCCTTGGCTATTGATGCCGTACAATTTGAATTCCATGGGAAATCTTCACATGCTGCTGCAAGTCCACATGAAGGCATTAATGCCCTAGATGCGGTGATCCAGACATTTAATGGCATTAATGCGTTCCGACAACAAGTGAAAAGCACGGTTCGTATTCACGGTGTTATCAATAGCGGAGGACAGGCAGCCAATATTATTCCTGACTATGCTTCAGCCCAATTCTATGTACGTGCCTCGACGAGAAAAGAGTTGAATATTCTCACTCAACGCGTAATTCAGATCGCGGAAGGTTCTGCTCTGCAAACCGGATGCCGGCTTGTTACATCTAATTATGAGACTTCCTATGATGAGATGGTCACGAATGAATCATTATCTGCTGCTTTTAGTACTAATCTGCTTGAACTCGGCATTTCTCAAGAGGAGATCGTGAGTGGGAACGACCATGGTTCTATGGATATTGGTAACGTATCCTTGCGTTGTCCTGCGATCCATCCTTATATCCGTGTTGTGGACGAAGTTCATACGCTTCATTCCATTGAATTCCGTGATCTGGCGCTTCAGGAACGGGCCCTGGATGGTATGATCCTTGGAGCCAAGGCACTTGCTGCAACTGCTTATGATGTTCTTACACAGCCTGAATTGCTGCAAACCATTCAAACAGAGTTTAAGCAAGCAAGTCGCTAA
- a CDS encoding alpha-glycosidase, with amino-acid sequence MLLEAMYHVPRDKWAYAYNPSTIHLRVRTKRDDVQYVTALTGDKYDWNGTYKEIQLEKAASDSMFDYWETAVKPKFKRLTYIFRITAGTENIYLADNGIHYAPPYPTGGYYEFSYIHEIDVFKVPEWAKEAVFYQIMTERFANGNPDLNPEGTQEWGGRPELDNYFGGDLQGVLNHLDDLTKLGVNAIYFTPLFQANSYHKYDTVDYKKVDPHFGDNEMLKKVAEQCHRRGIRVMLDAVFNHCSEDFPPFQDVLKNGKNSKYADWFHINEYPVQIKDGIPTYDTFGFYGNMPKFNTANPEVKDYLLDVAEYWIKEIKLDGWRLDVANEVDNHFWRDFRKVVKTANPEAYIVGEVWSDSLTWLMGDQFDSVMNYPFADKVLEFFCGSMDGYNFANEMGSLIMRYPQQTNEVIFNMLCSHDTPRLLTRAGEDKRRLKLSVVFLFTYIGTPCIFYGDEVGIRGESDPDCRKCMQWDPAKQDQELYDFYRLMIDLRKSNEALRKGRFRFLKADHNDPCIIYERMDDTLHFTVWMNNTPQERTLSHPMETKDWKDALTEDAVVPTNGMMNIKLDPYGYRILYRQLEPS; translated from the coding sequence ATGCTGCTCGAAGCGATGTACCACGTTCCCCGCGATAAATGGGCTTATGCTTATAATCCCTCGACGATTCACCTGCGTGTACGAACGAAGAGAGACGATGTACAATATGTGACTGCACTGACTGGTGATAAATACGATTGGAATGGAACCTATAAGGAAATTCAATTGGAGAAAGCGGCTTCTGACAGTATGTTTGATTATTGGGAAACGGCAGTTAAGCCCAAATTCAAGCGTCTGACTTACATCTTCCGTATCACCGCCGGTACCGAAAATATATATCTGGCTGATAACGGAATCCATTATGCTCCCCCTTACCCTACAGGAGGATATTATGAATTTTCCTACATTCATGAAATCGATGTATTTAAGGTTCCCGAATGGGCCAAAGAAGCCGTGTTCTACCAAATCATGACCGAAAGGTTTGCTAATGGGAATCCCGACCTGAACCCTGAAGGAACCCAGGAATGGGGTGGCCGACCTGAACTGGATAACTACTTTGGCGGAGACCTGCAAGGTGTGCTCAATCACCTGGACGATCTGACTAAACTCGGTGTTAATGCCATTTACTTTACCCCGCTGTTCCAAGCAAACTCCTACCATAAATACGATACCGTTGATTATAAAAAAGTAGATCCTCATTTCGGGGACAATGAAATGCTTAAAAAAGTAGCAGAACAATGTCATCGCCGTGGAATCCGTGTCATGCTTGACGCGGTTTTTAACCATTGCAGCGAAGACTTCCCTCCTTTTCAGGATGTCCTGAAGAATGGAAAAAACTCCAAATATGCAGACTGGTTTCATATCAATGAATATCCGGTGCAGATTAAGGATGGTATCCCAACCTACGATACCTTTGGGTTTTATGGCAATATGCCGAAGTTCAACACGGCCAATCCCGAAGTAAAAGACTATTTGCTTGATGTGGCTGAATATTGGATCAAGGAGATCAAACTCGACGGTTGGCGACTGGATGTTGCGAATGAAGTGGATAACCATTTTTGGCGCGATTTCCGCAAAGTGGTCAAAACCGCCAATCCGGAAGCCTATATTGTAGGCGAAGTATGGAGTGATTCCCTGACCTGGCTCATGGGAGATCAATTTGATTCCGTGATGAACTACCCTTTTGCTGACAAGGTGCTTGAGTTCTTCTGTGGTTCTATGGATGGTTATAACTTCGCTAACGAGATGGGATCACTCATTATGCGTTACCCGCAACAGACGAATGAAGTCATCTTCAACATGCTGTGCAGTCATGATACCCCACGTCTGCTTACTCGGGCTGGAGAAGACAAACGCAGATTAAAATTGTCGGTTGTGTTTCTTTTCACTTATATTGGTACACCCTGTATATTCTATGGGGATGAGGTTGGTATACGCGGAGAGAGTGACCCGGATTGCCGTAAATGCATGCAATGGGATCCTGCCAAGCAAGATCAGGAGCTTTATGACTTCTACCGCCTGATGATTGATTTGCGGAAAAGTAATGAAGCTCTGCGTAAAGGTCGCTTCCGTTTTTTGAAGGCGGATCACAATGATCCATGCATCATTTATGAACGTATGGATGACACTCTTCACTTCACAGTGTGGATGAACAATACTCCGCAAGAACGTACCCTGTCACATCCGATGGAAACCAAGGACTGGAAGGATGCACTAACTGAAGATGCTGTTGTTCCCACCAATGGAATGATGAATATTAAACTTGATCCTTACGGATACCGTATTTTGTATAGACAATTGGAACCGAGTTAA
- the glgB gene encoding 1,4-alpha-glucan branching protein GlgB — MGAQPAIEDHRQGYRFTVWAPNATEVGLALDRNGWKGEQEPLYKIPDSGFWSRFIPEISEGTLYKFRILTEEGTELLKADPYAFQAEVRPRTASVTSSIEGYKWNDGAWRRKQRGVYNKPLHIYEMHAGTWKRKEDGTLYSYRELADLLVPYLLEMKYTHVEMMPLSEHPYDLSWGYQNTGFFAPTSRYGQPKDLMYLVDSLHQAGIGVLLDWVPAHFAKDAHGLRLFDGTPLYEYADPLLAERPGWGTLSFDYSKPEIRSFLISNALYWMEMFHFDGLRVDAVTSMLKLDFEKQPGQYRTNNEGGLENKEAVAFLQQLNETVFKYFPYALMMAEESSAWPMVTSPVDQGGLGFNYKWNMGWMNDTLDYMESDFHERPSKHHLLTFPVVYSFAENYVLPLSHDEVVHGKKSLLDKMPGTYEQKFAGMRAFMGYFMTFPGKKLLFMGGEFGQFIEWKDEDQLDWFLLNYDSHRKLHKFERDLSELYLGEKALWELDHSFDGYEWITPDDQDQSVISYVRKGKKSADTLLVLINFQPVKRERYRIGVMRPGMYTEVLNSDHSDYGGSGIINDMQLTTEKIPFHGQPHSLEVVLPPLSVVILKKNTRRKTDALPLEVQSVRAKASTTKTSKTKESTIVKPKRRTKA; from the coding sequence ATGGGCGCACAGCCTGCGATCGAAGATCATCGTCAGGGGTATCGTTTTACCGTGTGGGCTCCGAATGCCACAGAAGTAGGCCTGGCTTTAGACCGTAATGGATGGAAAGGTGAACAGGAACCTTTATATAAGATACCCGATTCTGGATTTTGGAGTCGTTTTATTCCGGAAATCAGTGAAGGAACATTATACAAATTCCGTATATTAACGGAAGAGGGTACCGAATTGCTTAAAGCTGACCCTTATGCTTTCCAGGCTGAAGTTCGTCCGCGTACGGCATCGGTCACCAGCTCCATCGAAGGTTACAAATGGAATGATGGCGCGTGGAGACGCAAACAAAGAGGCGTTTATAACAAACCTCTACATATTTATGAAATGCATGCTGGAACCTGGAAACGGAAAGAGGACGGCACACTCTACAGTTATCGTGAACTTGCGGACTTGCTTGTTCCTTATTTATTGGAAATGAAATATACCCATGTTGAGATGATGCCACTAAGTGAACATCCTTACGACCTATCGTGGGGGTATCAAAACACAGGATTTTTTGCGCCAACCAGCCGTTACGGGCAGCCTAAAGATCTGATGTATCTAGTTGATAGTCTACATCAGGCAGGAATAGGCGTTTTGCTCGATTGGGTCCCCGCACATTTTGCGAAGGATGCTCATGGCTTGCGTTTGTTTGATGGAACGCCCTTGTATGAATATGCAGATCCACTGTTAGCAGAGAGACCAGGCTGGGGCACACTCAGCTTTGATTACTCTAAACCTGAAATTCGTTCGTTTTTGATCTCTAATGCGTTGTATTGGATGGAGATGTTCCATTTCGACGGACTTCGGGTCGATGCGGTAACCAGTATGCTTAAGTTGGATTTCGAAAAGCAGCCAGGACAATACCGAACGAATAACGAAGGTGGCCTGGAAAACAAGGAAGCTGTTGCTTTTTTGCAGCAGTTGAATGAAACGGTCTTCAAGTACTTTCCCTATGCTCTGATGATGGCAGAAGAATCCAGTGCATGGCCGATGGTTACTTCGCCAGTAGATCAGGGTGGATTAGGGTTCAACTACAAATGGAACATGGGTTGGATGAACGATACACTTGATTACATGGAATCGGATTTTCACGAACGTCCTTCCAAACATCATTTGCTGACATTCCCAGTCGTATACTCCTTTGCTGAAAATTACGTGCTTCCTCTGTCTCATGACGAGGTCGTTCATGGCAAAAAGTCGCTCCTAGACAAGATGCCAGGAACATACGAGCAGAAGTTTGCCGGCATGCGTGCCTTCATGGGGTACTTTATGACATTCCCAGGCAAGAAACTGCTGTTTATGGGTGGAGAATTCGGCCAGTTTATCGAATGGAAAGATGAAGATCAACTGGACTGGTTTTTGCTGAACTATGACAGTCACCGTAAACTCCACAAGTTTGAACGGGATCTGTCCGAGCTATACTTGGGCGAAAAAGCTTTGTGGGAGCTTGATCATTCCTTTGACGGTTATGAATGGATCACTCCGGATGATCAGGACCAAAGTGTCATTTCATATGTGCGCAAAGGAAAAAAATCTGCGGATACACTCCTTGTGCTCATTAACTTTCAGCCAGTCAAGCGGGAGCGTTACCGGATTGGTGTCATGCGTCCCGGTATGTATACCGAAGTACTGAACAGTGATCATTCCGATTACGGCGGATCAGGCATTATCAATGATATGCAGCTTACTACAGAAAAGATTCCTTTTCATGGGCAACCACATAGTCTGGAAGTTGTTTTGCCACCGCTAAGTGTAGTTATTTTAAAAAAGAACACACGTCGGAAAACGGATGCACTGCCCCTTGAAGTTCAATCCGTCAGAGCAAAAGCCAGTACCACTAAAACCAGTAAAACAAAAGAAAGCACTATAGTTAAACCCAAAAGGAGGACGAAGGCATGA
- a CDS encoding right-handed parallel beta-helix repeat-containing protein translates to MNNYINFTSTYNPNLQALSSTDGYNAVKMNEMFGQIMGNIAAVQSTLTGSLIDVRSFAPGDGSDQTAQIKAFFDSAQDGDVLLFTSGHYKVVKVGWFYTFSGRSVIIKALPGAILEVSDQGIRIEGSNHVEISGVTLVRTTQAAWSKNKTGLYIENSSNVLLQNNDISKFTDGIGVNGSSSQDNPARNVVIRNNKLHHLGEEPIAVRSHLVFVVIRENDCYRYLGDGILVKGTWHVSITDNFLHTPVLSSDPDYAAFSGGQQVSNMPSVGGGITCNNEGGETGAKNLHIHGNSLNGTAFGVGLIGFQGAFVTSNVFKDIKITSVISVSFFPSRYNPNGLSNHLFVIQGNLIDTILRPSATAAIEAKTSAGAEGMDIGIISDNIIIPRGKHWGIVADGHIIVKGNYIAQAGIAMDIANGVIASSNIIEPGFETTNPDRMVSLHNDCTFSHNSVAGKGTCIQLRGSNNIITGNRLKYEGTWWAVHLDIVNNTVEGNIIRDNMLMVAASATGRYLFGASPFTNGKNVVVDLVKDNNGTLYQLVNEIVMLGPNSTRWRITIDAKGDLKTTKL, encoded by the coding sequence ATGAACAACTACATTAATTTTACCTCTACTTACAATCCTAATTTGCAGGCTTTAAGCAGTACCGACGGGTATAATGCCGTTAAAATGAATGAAATGTTTGGCCAGATCATGGGGAATATCGCCGCTGTGCAATCCACGCTGACGGGCAGCCTTATTGATGTGAGGAGTTTTGCTCCGGGAGATGGAAGCGATCAGACAGCCCAGATCAAAGCTTTTTTTGACTCGGCACAGGATGGTGATGTTTTATTATTTACGTCAGGGCACTATAAAGTTGTTAAGGTGGGCTGGTTCTATACGTTTAGTGGAAGATCTGTCATCATCAAGGCGTTGCCAGGAGCAATATTGGAGGTTTCGGATCAGGGAATCCGAATTGAAGGAAGCAATCATGTAGAGATTAGTGGCGTGACTTTGGTTCGTACGACTCAAGCAGCTTGGAGTAAAAACAAGACAGGTTTATACATCGAGAATTCAAGCAATGTATTGTTGCAAAATAACGATATTAGTAAATTTACCGATGGCATTGGAGTCAATGGTTCCAGCAGTCAAGACAATCCCGCCCGAAATGTCGTGATAAGAAACAATAAACTTCATCACTTGGGAGAAGAACCGATTGCAGTTCGGAGTCATTTGGTTTTTGTGGTGATTCGTGAGAATGACTGTTACCGATATCTTGGGGATGGCATTCTGGTCAAGGGAACATGGCATGTTTCGATCACCGATAACTTTCTGCACACTCCTGTATTATCCAGTGATCCAGATTATGCTGCTTTTTCAGGCGGACAACAAGTGAGTAATATGCCTTCAGTCGGCGGCGGGATTACCTGTAACAATGAGGGAGGCGAGACTGGAGCCAAAAATCTGCATATACATGGAAACAGCCTGAATGGAACAGCATTTGGCGTGGGGCTTATCGGTTTCCAAGGAGCCTTTGTAACCTCCAATGTCTTTAAGGATATCAAAATCACTTCTGTCATTTCGGTATCTTTCTTTCCCTCCCGATACAATCCCAACGGTCTGAGCAACCATTTGTTTGTAATCCAGGGCAACCTGATCGACACCATTTTAAGACCAAGTGCTACTGCTGCGATTGAAGCGAAAACCAGTGCAGGTGCAGAAGGCATGGACATCGGAATTATATCTGACAACATCATCATTCCAAGAGGAAAACACTGGGGAATTGTCGCGGATGGTCATATTATCGTAAAAGGTAATTACATTGCCCAAGCGGGCATAGCCATGGATATTGCCAATGGAGTGATTGCATCAAGCAACATCATTGAGCCTGGCTTTGAGACGACCAATCCTGACCGAATGGTCAGTTTGCATAATGATTGTACCTTTTCTCATAATTCAGTTGCAGGAAAAGGTACATGTATACAATTACGTGGCTCGAACAATATCATAACTGGAAATCGTTTAAAATATGAGGGGACATGGTGGGCAGTGCATCTGGATATTGTTAATAATACGGTGGAGGGAAACATCATAAGAGATAACATGCTGATGGTTGCGGCAAGTGCGACGGGACGTTATCTCTTTGGCGCAAGTCCCTTTACAAATGGGAAAAACGTAGTGGTTGATCTGGTTAAAGATAATAATGGAACGTTATATCAATTAGTAAATGAAATTGTCATGCTTGGTCCGAATTCTACACGATGGAGAATAACTATAGATGCAAAAGGGGATTTAAAAACGACGAAGTTATAG
- the glgA gene encoding glycogen synthase GlgA, whose amino-acid sequence MNILFAAAEVHPFIKTGGLADVIGALPQALKKSGADVRVILPKYKGIPDEYKEAMEPVITTDVPLGWRRPYCGIEMLVHDGIPVYFVDNEYYFGRDGVYGYMDDGERFAFFNRAVLEVLPQIEFKPDVLHSHDWHAGMIPLLLEAHFAHDPFYSEMKTVFTIHNLLYQGVFPHDLFSDLLELDDRYFTVDGAEYYGNVNFLKAGIVFADHVTTVSPTYAKEVQTSYYGYGLDGLLSSLGDRFSGIVNGIDTKSYNPAADNKIAVKYRTSLSKKIENKIELQKELGLPVRPDAPLMVMVTRLVDSKGLDLVCRVLDELLYYDDIQFAVLGTGDPAYEHWFREAANRYPLKMSAQITFNDGLSRRFYAGSDLFLMPSRFEPCGISQLLALRYGSVPLVRETGGLNDTVQAYNEFSGKGNGFSFTSFNAHDMMNTIRRAEEFYRQPEHWKKIVKNAMSGDYSWNVSAEEYMDIYRRIMLESVK is encoded by the coding sequence ATGAATATTCTATTTGCTGCTGCTGAAGTACATCCATTTATCAAAACAGGAGGCCTTGCTGACGTCATCGGCGCATTACCACAAGCACTAAAGAAGAGTGGGGCAGATGTTCGTGTCATTTTACCCAAATACAAGGGCATCCCGGATGAGTATAAAGAGGCGATGGAGCCTGTGATCACGACAGATGTTCCTCTTGGTTGGCGCAGACCTTATTGTGGAATAGAGATGCTGGTTCATGACGGGATTCCTGTCTACTTTGTAGACAATGAATACTATTTTGGACGGGATGGCGTGTATGGGTATATGGATGACGGGGAGCGTTTTGCCTTCTTCAATCGTGCTGTTCTCGAGGTGTTGCCACAAATTGAATTCAAGCCGGATGTGCTGCACAGTCACGATTGGCACGCGGGTATGATTCCTTTACTGCTGGAGGCTCACTTTGCTCATGATCCCTTTTATAGTGAGATGAAAACCGTTTTTACGATACATAACCTGTTATATCAAGGTGTGTTTCCACATGATTTATTCAGTGATTTGCTTGAGCTGGATGATCGGTATTTCACGGTGGACGGGGCAGAATATTATGGAAATGTCAATTTCCTTAAGGCAGGAATCGTTTTTGCGGATCATGTAACGACCGTCAGCCCTACTTACGCCAAGGAAGTACAAACCTCCTATTATGGCTATGGTCTGGATGGATTGCTCAGTTCATTGGGCGATCGTTTCAGTGGGATTGTCAACGGTATTGATACCAAGAGTTACAACCCGGCAGCGGACAATAAAATTGCGGTTAAATACAGAACCAGCCTGTCCAAGAAAATCGAGAACAAGATCGAGCTGCAAAAGGAATTAGGATTGCCTGTACGTCCGGATGCTCCACTTATGGTGATGGTTACAAGGCTTGTGGATTCCAAAGGTTTGGATCTGGTATGTCGTGTATTGGATGAATTATTGTACTATGACGACATTCAATTCGCAGTATTGGGTACCGGGGATCCGGCTTATGAGCACTGGTTCCGTGAGGCAGCGAATCGTTATCCGCTGAAAATGTCTGCTCAGATCACCTTCAATGATGGGTTATCCCGCCGTTTTTATGCCGGAAGTGATCTGTTCTTGATGCCATCAAGGTTCGAGCCATGTGGTATTAGCCAGTTGCTTGCACTCCGTTATGGCAGTGTACCACTTGTCCGGGAAACAGGGGGTCTGAACGATACGGTGCAGGCATACAATGAATTCAGCGGTAAGGGGAATGGATTCTCTTTCACCAGCTTTAACGCCCATGATATGATGAACACCATTCGCCGTGCTGAAGAATTTTACCGTCAGCCAGAGCACTGGAAAAAGATCGTGAAAAATGCAATGAGCGGAGACTACAGCTGGAACGTCTCAGCTGAAGAGTATATGGATATTTATCGACGCATAATGCTTGAATCTGTGAAATAG